The following nucleotide sequence is from Candidatus Rokuibacteriota bacterium.
CGTCATCAAGGGCGGGCCCATCACGCCGGGCCTGGTCCGGCGGGTCAAGCGGCGCCAGGACGTCCTCTTCCTCAACTTTTTCCCCGACAACCCGCTGTGGATGATGCCCTTCGACGGCATCGAGGCGTACGACGTCTTCTTCACCAAGGAGCGCTACGCGCTGCGCGCGCTCGAGGGCGTGGGGCTGCGCAACCTCCACTATCTCCCGATGTACTGCGTGCCGGCGATGCACCACCCGGTCGCGCTCACGCCGGAGGAGCAGCTGCGCTACGCCAGGCCCGTCAGCTTCGTCGGCAGCCGCTACCCGTACCGAGAGCGGCTGATCAAGGAGCTGCTCGAGTTCCCGATCAAGCTGTGGGGCAGCGGCTGGCAGCGGGCGGAGTCGCCCGACATCCGGGCGCTCGCGGCGGGCGGCCCCGTGTGGGGGCGCGCCAAGCTCGCCATCTACTCGGGCTCGACGCTCTCCCTCAACCACCATCATCCGATGAACGACATCGTGGGCGTCAACACGCGCGCCTTCGAGCTGGCGGCCGCCGGTGCCTGCCAGGTGGTCGATATCAAGGACGAGCTGCCCGCGCTCTTCAAGCCCGGGGAAGACGTCGTGGGCTACCGGGACCTGGACGAGCTGAAGAAGCACCTGACGTACTACCTCGGGCACCCAGACGAGGCCCGCGCCATCGGGGAGAACGCGCGCACGCGCGCGCTCAAGGAGCACACGCTCCGACACCGCATCGAGGAGATGGTGGCCGTCGTCGAGCAGCGCTTCGGCAAGAGATCCTAATGGAATCGCAGGCGCGCGAACTCCGCTGCATCGACTGCGGAGCGACCCAGCCTCTCGGCTACACGCTCCAGTGCCCGACATGCGGCGGGCTCCTCGAGCTCTGCTACGACGTCGACGTGCTCCGGCGCCGCGGCCCCTCGGCCTTCACGGGCGGGGGGCTCTGGCGCTACGCGTCCGTCCTGCCCATCGCCGACCCCGCGCACCGGGTCTCGCTCGGCGAGGGGCAAACGCCGCTCCTCGAGTGCCCGCGGCTCGGCGCTCGGCTCGGCGTCAAGCGCCTCCTCGTGAAGTTCGAGGGCTCGAACCCCACGGGCACCGTCAAGGACCGCACCTCGGCCACGGCCGTCGGCGCCGCGCTCCAGTTCGGCTTCGGTGTCACGTCGGTCGTCAGCTCGGGCAACGCGGGCTCCTCCATCGCCGCCTACTCGGCGCGCGCGGGCCTGCGCTCGCTGATCTTCTGCTACGAGCGGGCCTCGGCGCCCAAGATGCTCCACATGGCGGCGACAGCCAGCGACCTCGTCATCTACAAGGGCGTGTACGACGACCTGATCGCGCTCTGGGACCGGCTCGCCGAGGAGCGGCTCTTCTTCGACTGCGGCGCCTCGCGCAACCCGTACAAGCACGAGGGCAAGAAGACGATCGCCTACGAGATCGCCGAGCAGATGGGCTGGCGCGCCCCCGACGTGGTGGTGGCGCCGGTGGCCGTGGGCGAGACCTTCATCGCCGCGCACCGCGGCTTCGCCGAGATGGAGCGCCTGGGCTTCATCCCCAAGCGGCCGCTGATGGCGGCGGCGCAGGCCGCACGCGCCAACGCGATCACGAGGGCGTGGCGGGACAAGACCGCGATCGCCCCGCTCAAGATCGGCTACACCGTCGCCGAGGGGCTCGCCGCGGGCAACCCCGGGCGCAAGGGCGACTGGGTCCTGCGGATCCTGCGCGAGACCGGCGGCGTGGCCGGCCAGGCCGAGGACGAGGAGATCCTGGAGGCCCAGAAGATGCTCGCGCGCACCGAGGGGATCTGGGCAGGACCGACCGGCTCGGCCTCGCTTGCCGTGCTGATGCGCCTCCTGGCCAACAAGCAGGTGGACCCGACCTCCACCATCTGCGTCATCGTGAGCGAGACCGGGCTCAAGACCGAGGCGCCGCCGCCCTCGCGCGAGGCCATCGCCTTCGATGAGGCCTCGCTCCGCCGCCTGGTGCTGGAGAAGCTCGCGGTGGGCGCGTAGGCGCGTAAGTAACATACGGCCTGTTCTCGGACACGGCGGCCCTTGTCACAGTTCCGAGGGAGGGCGCCTCTGCTCCCGCCGCCGTCCTTTTTACTCATCGCGTCCCACTCCCATGGTTTTCCCCCAAGCATAGCGACCGAGAAGTGTTGGCGCCTCCCTGACCGAGAGGTTGTGGCACTTGGCCGATTGGGGCTAATTGCCAGGCCCTTCGGACCTGCAAGGCACTGAGAAAGATCGTGGGTCATGGCGGCCTCAACTTGACAAGGCACCCGGGCCTTCAATAGAGTCAGCAGCGCTCTATGCCGGTCGGGCGCGCAGTCAAAGAGCGACCTGCGGCCCCCAGACCGTGGACCGGGGACGGGGGCCCGAGGAGGCGGTCAGCGCGGCGGGACCTCGAGTGTCCCAACCGAGATCTCGCCGGGGACCCATCGGCCGCTCACGAGCCCCGCCGAACGCCCC
It contains:
- a CDS encoding glycosyltransferase: MRWLIVLPFDRPEHMGVDFRDELTAMGHEVRTFAYRRDNPLYKNRGTKAAYQVWILRRLERLCVEWRPSLVLVIKGGPITPGLVRRVKRRQDVLFLNFFPDNPLWMMPFDGIEAYDVFFTKERYALRALEGVGLRNLHYLPMYCVPAMHHPVALTPEEQLRYARPVSFVGSRYPYRERLIKELLEFPIKLWGSGWQRAESPDIRALAAGGPVWGRAKLAIYSGSTLSLNHHHPMNDIVGVNTRAFELAAAGACQVVDIKDELPALFKPGEDVVGYRDLDELKKHLTYYLGHPDEARAIGENARTRALKEHTLRHRIEEMVAVVEQRFGKRS
- the thrC gene encoding threonine synthase is translated as MESQARELRCIDCGATQPLGYTLQCPTCGGLLELCYDVDVLRRRGPSAFTGGGLWRYASVLPIADPAHRVSLGEGQTPLLECPRLGARLGVKRLLVKFEGSNPTGTVKDRTSATAVGAALQFGFGVTSVVSSGNAGSSIAAYSARAGLRSLIFCYERASAPKMLHMAATASDLVIYKGVYDDLIALWDRLAEERLFFDCGASRNPYKHEGKKTIAYEIAEQMGWRAPDVVVAPVAVGETFIAAHRGFAEMERLGFIPKRPLMAAAQAARANAITRAWRDKTAIAPLKIGYTVAEGLAAGNPGRKGDWVLRILRETGGVAGQAEDEEILEAQKMLARTEGIWAGPTGSASLAVLMRLLANKQVDPTSTICVIVSETGLKTEAPPPSREAIAFDEASLRRLVLEKLAVGA